Genomic DNA from Ctenopharyngodon idella isolate HZGC_01 chromosome 1, HZGC01, whole genome shotgun sequence:
CGAGGCTTCATGGGAGTTGAAGCTAATGAGATCTTTTGGAGCGTGTTGCTTTTTTGACTCactgattggtgtaattttctgtacagaatcatgggtaatgtagtttttcaccaggaattccgctgttaaacacgattattttaaaaataagcggAAATAATGCGGGCTGacagcttcaacagaagcatataccatcgattaacaacctagtagctcacagtaggtctgtctttaaacgtttataagttatcattaaaaatcaatttccctatggagaaattaaatggagtttttacttctggaacccaactgttgcactctatagtagtgttgtcaaaagtaccgactttgataccaagttggtactgaaactttaaaaatgtgatgatatcAGCATTGATTGGCTACAacgatcaacgcttcaaaaacatgtaaatagacatctttgacgctcttccGAGCGCTTGCACAGACCGGTCCGCTGATAGGCGCCTACTTTCAAAACAcctgtgtgctttcaaacactcccgtgtGTTGGTCATTGTAGCCAACCACAGACAcatctgttgagcgcatgaccaatcagaggtgctCACGAACAGCattcaaaatgctagggggaaatgctggtatcgtcacattttttgaatttcagtaccaacttggtaccaaagtcagtacttttgacaactctactatagtatttcactgttttattgtatttttgatcaaataaatgcagccttggtgagtataaaaGACTTTTTGCccaaaccccaaacttttgaactgtagtgtaccATAGTACCATGTCCAAAAAACAATGGTAAACCATTTTTTACTCAATAATATGCAAATAATCTTATGGTACCCGTGATGATATATGGTGTTGAGGTGTGTTCCACTTCCGTGGTATGTGGATACCACAGAAAGAGTGTCATCATGGTAACAGCAAGTACGATCAAGTGCTCTCAGATGTAGTAATTCATCAGAGCGGGTGAAGGCAGGGTTATCCAACGAGTCGTCAGAGCCTGGCCAGGACCTTCCCCAAAAACGAGCCGAAAGCTCATCAAAGTGATTGAATCTGCGATAACTGTGTCCACAcatacagaaaacaaaagaatattaataaaattcacATATaagagtgtctgtgtgtgttcactcGACCCTGTCCCTCCCTGTGTCACATTCAGTGGTGTTATCACAACCTATAGTTTGCTTTAACTAGCCTATGATTTCCTGCAAACTATTTCCAATAACAAAGCCAGGCTACTACAGATGACTTCATGGGAGAGTGTGTGTTTAAAATGATTGCGCATGTGATACCTGCTGCGTGTTTGTTCCACTTTGGCTTGCATAAGCATGCTTTTATAACGGCGCACTGCGAGATAAGACAGAAGAGCCATGACTGCAGCGACAGCGAGCAGTACCCCAAAACACACGCCCACCAAACGCGGTCGAGTCATGTGGAGGTCACAGCGCTGCCCCATAAACCAGTAATCCTCCCCAACAGGACACCTTCAGAAAGAGAGAGTTTGGTCAAACCTGCAGGTCATTTCAGCaagtatttttaattagttCTCCTGGAAAGTTACAAGCTATACGTATCGGTCAGAGGGTTTCTTTCTTTATAATGAGAAGATCTTGACCTGAAAGCTGCAATGAGGGCCAGATTTTATGCCGCGAGTCACTGTACATGAAACTTACTGGCAGATAGGCTGTTGTCCGAGGCGATGGACACAGATGCCCTGATGTTTACAGTATTCAGAGTGGCACACAGATGTACAGGTGGCATTGCCTTTTGAAGAAACACACTGGAACCCAGATGGACATTCAAACAAccattcacaaacatctgtctgcaaacctgagagagaaagaaacaaagaaaaaagaaaggtgGAATGATTGGTTGAGATACTATGGCGCCCccaaagggacatggtgatggtaaaaaaaaatgggaGGGGAGGGGAGGGAAAATTATTCTACAAagcttttgcgttctcttgcaaaagTATTGCATTCCCCTTTGAAACTTTGCGGAAATAATATGAGGTGGGAGGGAAAACTATACTATTTCAGTGCTTTTcagagtgaacgcaaagtttctcgagTGACGCTAAAGTTATGCAAGagaacgcaaatgttttgcgagagaacacaaaagcatagaatatatatattttttccacctatctcatatttttttcaaccGCCCATAGGGGCTCCATAAGATACGAATAAGCATgagagataataaaaaagatgtaACTGGTTAAGATCTAGTTGTTCAACACTCACCTCCCACAGTAATATTTTTCACTTTAACTCCTCCCACAAATATTCCTTTCTTCGGTAGTGGGTTTAACCCCGCCTCCTGTAACAGAGACTCCACCCTTCCCAGCCAGGAGAGCGCTTCCACTGTTTGGAATTGAACTACTGTTTGCAGAACTGGACCACTGATGAAAACACCCATGACAGAGTCAATCAAAAGCACTTAATTAACACGTGTTCAATCACTTTTAGATATTTTAGATCAGGTTTTTACAATCTTTTTGTCTGCTGAACCACTGTGATTTAAATTAAGTACTTAATTAAGTTCTCCATGagattttaaacttaaaatatgttttatatttttattgttttaataatttatatttaataatattatatttcatatagcctaataaaataatgtatatttagtaacattctgtttttaaaaaaaatgtttttatttagcttCATTTTGCATTGGCATTTCTATCACAAGCTCATGAACCCTTTGCAGTTCAATTATGATCCTACACAGGGGTTAtatatacttaaagggttagttcacccaaaaatgaaatttctgtcattaattactcaccctcatgtcgttccaaacctgcaagaccttcgttcatctttagaacacaaattaagatatttttgatgaaatccgagaggttttttttatctcccatagaaagcaatgaaattaccacattcaaggtccagagaagtagtaaagacttcgttaaaatagtcaacatgactacagtgacttaatgttatgaagtggcgagaatactttttgtgtgcaaaaacaaaacaaaaataacgactttaataACGAGAATTTTGTCTCTAGCCTGAGAATGTAttatcgtcgcttcataatattaaggttgaaccactgtagtcacgttgactattttaacaatatctttacTGCTTCTCTGGGCCTTGAATgcggtaatttcattgctttctatgggaaaTTGAAAaaactcagatttcatcaaaaatatcttaatttgtgttcagaagatgaacgaaggtcttatgggtttggaatgagagtgtgtaattaatgacagaaatttcatttttgggtgaactaaccctttaaagtttagGCAATCAGTCAAAACACTCAAATTACACTAAAAAGTTTTACATTACATACTCACTGAATGATCAGTTCATCAATAATGAAAGCAAATCCTAGTCTCTCAGCTTTTTACCTGTGCCAGGTCACTTGTTGATTCTGAAATCCAGAAAGGCTCTGCAGAAATGTCTCCACCTGCAGGAGTGGATGATTACCAAACATTATTGCAATGCCAATCAAATGGCATCAACCATCTACTGACATGAGTATGCATACATAACAGTTCAAAAGTGTgaggtaagattttttaaagaaattaaaattcagaaAGAACgtattaatttgatcaaaatgacagtaaagacatttataatgtttaaaaagatCTATATTTCAATATTCATAAATGCtggtcttttgaactttctattcctcaaagaatcctgaaacaaatgtaccacagtttccacaaaaatattaagcacaactgttttcaacatgaacaccaaatcatgtgacactaaagtcTGGATATTAAAACAGAcaacagttcatttaaattgtaataatatttctcaatattactgtctttactgtgtttttgatcaaataaatgcagccttcttTCAAAGAAATCgtaccaaacttttgaacggtagtgtatataaagtAATTCAAATGGTTTCACCTCAAGCAGTCTCATACTAGGGGCATAATCCCCTTCCAGGATGATTTGTAAGAGTACTTGAAATGTTTTCTCtgaaaaacagaacaaatgtttttcatgaaaacaaaagaagatccctttttactcagaaatgtataataaattagGAGTCTCAAAGAAGCAAAATCAACAGAAATGTTCACCCTTGATGATTGCTGGCTGGTCCTCCACTACGAAATAATGCCGTCCATGTGACAACTTCCTGTCAAAGCTGGATGTTTGGGTGACTGCCTGTGTAGATATTGTGTGTGCTTTTGTTTGAATAAGATAAGAGCTTGTGGTCATATATTGGGGAGGTCTGACAGTGCTGGGTTGAGGAACTGTACGGACCCAGGCTGAAGTTGTTTCTGTGGACGTGGCATGCGGATTCATCTGCAGCGTAGTTATTGAAGGTGGGTGAACCGCAGAGGTCTGACTGGTTTCCCAATGTGGAGTAGTCGTACTAACAGGTGTGCTTGTCCGAAAGGCACGATCAGTTGTACTGACCTGAGAGATGTAAGGAGATGTGATGTCAGATGAAGTACTCAATGTTGTGGTAGTGTGGGCAGTAAAGTCATTAGTGCTTTCTGTTGATCCAGTATGAATGTCATTAAATGAAGATAAGCCAAGAGTCGTCTTCAAACTTGTCACACTAGTCAGAGTAGGACTCGAATGACTTCTACCCACTGTTTGACCACTACTCATCTCGTTTATATCAGTTGCATTGGAAAATCCCACACTGCTCTGCGTGTTTTCAGAAGATGGAGTTGAATGCTGAGGTGTAAATGTAGGGAATTCAGTATGCATACTTGATTTTGTGTTAGTATTCTGTGATGGGGACGATTCAAGTTCCTCTACAAATGTCACTGTAGTGCTATCTTCAACCATGAGGTCAGAAGTCACATTACGACTAATCTGAGGACTTGCAGAACTCGACAAAGAGACTGACGGAGGGCTGGTAATGGGGCTTTCTTGTTCTCCTCGTACTGTAGATGGTAAATACGAGGTGCATGCAAGACCGAGACAATCAGTTCCAGATGGTGATAGACCCTCATCCTCTTTTCGTGAATTAGGACTTTCAGTAGGAGTCAGGTTTGGAGGGATGGTAGTTGGGAAAGTGGTGAAGGCACTAATTTCGTTATTGTTGTGTGCCGTCAGATCAGACATTGATGCAGATGCGGAGCTGGTTTCTTGGGTGCTTGTATTGTGCTGACTCTGAATAGTGTGTGAGATGCGAGTGGTTGATGCTTCCGAAGAAGTTAAAGTTGGAGTTGCAAGTGTGTTACGTGAAGTGTGCATGAACTCACTTGAGGTTGCTGGCTCATACTCAGTGGTAAGAGTTATTGGCGACTCACTTATTCCACTTGGAGATGTGGAGTAACCTGAGTATTCAGTCATGTCACTATCAGAAAATGCTAATAGGTTGGTTTGATTAACGTTTGGAAACTTTGATACTGTAGCAGGCGTACTACGAGTGAGTACTGAATCATCATGGATTGTTTGATTTTGATTAGTTGACCTTGGAGAGCGATCTGTCCTGTCCATTTCCGATGCTATAGGCTGGTTGTCATCTGTGATAGTGTTTGAACTCCAAAAACTGGCATGAAATTCACTCGTTCCGACGTTCTCTGGTATTGTAAACACACCCTTGTTTGGGGGCGTCACTGTTGTAGCTTTAGCCTTGTTAACAGTGTCACTAAGGAAGTCTTTAAGTTTAGAAGTTGTATCAAATGGCTGAATATTTTGTGGACTTACCGTAATAAAGCTGGAAGTCAGAAACATTGAACTTGGACGACCTCTTTTTGTCGTTTTGGACTGAATTTTGGTaaatgcatgtgtatgtgtgtgttgtgaacTTCCTCTATGCAATTTAGTGTGTGCAAAATCAGTGGTGGCTAAAAGTGCACTTGTTTTCGACGCAACGTCAGTTGCCTGTCTGGGTGTAGTTTGGACAGACGGCAATGGTGACTGGATTTCAGTGGGAGCCAAAGAAGGTTCATGGGACAACCCAACGAGCGTGTTCATGTGTGTGTCaagggcagaggtggtgtgcgTATCAAAATAAGAATGTGTGCCAGTGAGTGTGAGGTCGGAGATCCAGGCTCCAGCCGTTTCCTGTCCATTGTTGGTGATTTCCTGCGGAAAGAGGGGTCTGTGCTTATCGACCAGGTCAGACACACCTCCGCCCTGCTGTATATTCTCGCCCCTGAGAGTGTCTGTTTTGGGGGCTGCATTGCTGCTCACTGGAATGTCTGCGGTGTAGGTTACATCGTTTGAGCCACTCAGAGAGGGAGACACTGGGTCAGCGTCAAAGTGGGTGTAAGGAATCATAGCAAGAGTGTGATTGTCCTCTGACGTGTTCCATCctaagaaaaacacacacacacagagagatgaATGGAAACAGGAATTATGAGATTATTCGAGACACAAGATTCTAACACTAAgggaaataaacaaacatacaacAACATTCTCACTAGGTATTATTCATACTTTTCACATACACTAGTGTAAAATGATCTttaagaaattattctaatgtgctgatcgGTGCTCGAGTAATGTttcttattaatgttgaaaacagttgtgctgcttaacatttttgtgaaaacagtgatactttttttctggattctttgatgagtagaaagtttaaaagaagagaagttattttaaattatttgaaatgttattgtcacttttgatcaattaatgtgtctttgctgaataaaattattaatttctctataaaaaaataaatattgctgaccccaaacttttgaacaattgtgtaaataatattcatattaaaatattttacactcATATTGATGAACGCTAAATACATCAGCATCTAAGAAACTTGTTTCTTTTCTGACGTGTTTATAAGATTAGCAGATTATATGTGTACAAAAAGTACCATGCTGttccaaaaatattaagcagcacaactgttttcaacatagataataagaaatgtttcttgagcaccaaatcagccaattagaatgatttctaaaggatcatgtgacactgaagactgcagtaatgatgctgaaaattcagctttgcatcacaggaataaattacattttaatcaaataaacacagttttggtgagaataagagacttctttcaaaaatatttaaaaatcttactaacaCCAAACTTTGGAACGGTACTTTCATCGTTTTTTGGACATACCACGGTACCCCTTACCAAGAAGCCACTGTACCATGTCCTTACAAAAAAGTATGGTTGTGGTATTATGGTATAGTGTTGCTAATACTATGGTACTTTGAAATTTACCATGGTCCTGAAATTCATGTACTATGTATTTACATGGTAGTACTTCCTAGAATAACATGGTACTACCAGGGTACATGAACAAACCTTTGATACTTGGCATTGGCATTATACGTGtccaaaaaaacatggtattaccatatTTACCTAAGTACTATGTCTAAAAATATGCTATTGACATCCTGGCATGTAAGTGACTTCATTACACTTACTCAGATATAATGGGGCGAATGTTTTGTCAGTCCTTCTCAAGCTCCATTGAATGATGGTTCTCCCAGTGCCAGAGAATGACTCCCGCTCCTCTTTTTCATAAGTCAGTGTATCCCCATTCCCAAACTGAATCCCAAGAGCACCTTTCCCAACAGAAATGACATCTATCCAAACAGTCTGGTTTTTATGTGCATCAATAATCCAAGTGCAGGTAACATCCAACAGTTTTTCTGTGCTTTCGTTGGTTATCCTGTTAAATAAAAGGCTGTTTGGGTGTAAAGAGTACCGGATTGAGCCGCTCCTCTCTCCAAGAATTTTACCGCCGCAGTCTTGCCTCAAGTTTAACAACGTGTTACCTACAGAGAAACATCATTATTGGCACCTTCAATAATTAAGAAGCATCTGAAAGTTAGGCCATGAATTTTAGTACCATATTTCAAAGTATCATGGTATTAACATCTGATACCACCACAGCACTTTTGGCACCTTTTGTAAGGGATGTCACTGTGGTAGTTTgataaataccatggtactgagttcatgtaccatggtatttacatggtacttCCAAGAATACCATAGTACTACCATGGTATatgtccaaaaaacatggtaGTACTTTTGATATGTGTGTAAATTCTGTGGTGCATAACAATTCTTGTAGTATAGTGAATTTTAAGGTTACCATTGTAAATTTATGTAGggatattatatataaaatattttaaaattatattaaatagtttttttaaagaatataaaatactgctacatttttaaacataagGTAGGCTAAATAATATGTTTAGCATTTAAATATCTCCTTGTCTATTAATGAAATTATCTTCTTACCTGGAgcgaaaataaataacaaaacataGACAAATCGAAACATTTTGCGAGCCAAAACATTCCAGGAAGGAATCCGTCCACACAGTTAATTCCATAAAGAATAGTTTACTGTTCTAAGTATGATGTAGACACTACTTAAACTAGTCGAAAAGAATGTGTAACGAGGATCAACAGCAGTTTTCGTTCTGATTCTTTAAAAAGACCTTTATAAAAGAGTCAAGTTCATCCTTCAGTCCGCCGCAGAGAGGTTGAGTAGAACTGACCTCAGCTCACTTTAATGAAGCACGCGCGTGCCTGCTTTTCTGTGAGCGCGCGAGCTCGCCTACTGGGTGTAGAAAACAAGGCAACGTGCAAACATATGATTACGATTAGGCATCTTTTTAAGAGGGAAAATGGGACGGAAGCGGTTAAAAGTTAAGGGGACAGACAGAGGAGATTTCAAGATTAGGTTAATTACCCaggttgtgtgtgtttgtgtgagagaaaaCAGAGAGAGTGTTTGTTTTCGCTTCCCTGACGAGCTTGTGCTGTCAATTCAAACTAAAAAATAGATTAACACAGAAGGTCATTCAGAGATCATTGTCAGTGTTGACTCAGTGGCTGCGCCTCAAAATCAAGAGATAGTCAAGAGACAGCAGATTTTGGGGATTGAATGCacctaaaacaaaaaattaccACAGTATCTTTGTGTGAGGGTGTAGACAGCTCAGATTTTAGACACAAGTCCAAATCAGTTTCAGTAACAATATCACTAAAACAATTTATTCTCCGGAGCTGCATTTGTAAAGCCAAGTGGAAACTAAAACTAGCCTATACTATTTCAAACTCTAATATCATTGCATTTAAAACTTCACTTAACCATTCCCAAATGCACTGAGATTctgacactcacaaacacagaGAAAAGAAGGAAATGCCTGAAGCGTCCCTCCCTGGCTTCTCATCATCACAGTGAGAGGTATGTTCACAGACATCCACTGACAtactaacacacacataaacacagagGGAGGGAGAAGGCTTTATTACACCTGAAAAGGAAACATGGGCTTATTTAAGTTCGTAAGTGGAAGATAGGAGTGTCTTTTAAATCTAAACCCTTTTGAACTTAACATCAACTAAAGCTCTTCTAAAGTCTGAATGAGCCATTATGGCAATGGCATATTGCTTATTTATTAAGTCTAGATTAAGGATGAATTACATGTCAAAAATCATTTGTGTTCTCTGCATTTTGCTCCTCAAGCAAGACTATTTTGACTATTatgtgtaatatttaatattctaaAGGAAAATACAAAGTTGAGACAGACACATtagtccttttatgttcaaGAGAAAAGCCTGAAATACACCAACTTTAGAAATGGCATTAAAGGAATTCATGCACAAATATGAACAAGAATGTGAAAGTATTCACTATTTTATGCCATACTACAATAAATGTTAACAGCTTGATATTATTTAGGGTGAGTTAAAAGTTATAGTGGAAGATTGTATTAGTTTTATTACAATGAAGATTAAGAACTGGACAAGAAATGTTTCCTAATATGACCTGTTTAAACTCTTGGCTCCAACTCTGGAAAAGTCTTCGACTTGGAAAGCATTtccagtaggtggtgctgtgaCATACCAAATACAACCACTCCTAAATATGAACGTGAACTCTTGCagtttattgttttatacattaccattcaaaggtttggggtcagtaagatttttttttttttttttttctgttttgaaagaaattaaatacttttattcagcactgaattaatcaaaagtgaaagtaaagacatttataatcttacaaaagctttctatttcaaataaatgctgttcttttgtactgtctgttcatcaaagaatcctgaaaatatgtATCAcgttcctcaaaaatattaagtagcgcTGTTTCCAACaaagataataataagaaatgtttcttgagtagcaaatcagcatattagaatgattgctgaaggatcatgtgacactgaagactggagtaatgatgctgaaaattcagctttgcagaacagaaataaataatattttaatcaaataaatgcagccttggtggagacttctttcaaaaacattaaaaaaatcttaccaaccccaaacttttgaacagtagtgtacttcATATTGATAGTGAATGCTTATAtatactttgtgattttgtgttaGTGCATGGTTTATGCATCAGAAAACAaagaatctaaaaaaaaaaaaatgatttaaagtcTTTATTGTTGTAGCATTCATatgaattattaacattatttgcAAGCTCTTTTTGTATGAATGAGGAGCTTGTGTGTGTATCTAGCATAGAATGCTGCAGACCTGCAAATCAGAAGTGGCcacaaacaaaattatgaacaCCGATTTAAACGTATCTAAATACAAAAAGAATAAAGATGAAGAAGAACAGCAGAAACAGTTCATGACAAAACCTCCATGGTCTTTGTCATCTGACGGGATGATCTCTATCtgaatgaaaaagaacaaataaacattcataagCATAAGCTCCAACTGAAGTAAATTTTCAGAAGATGTGAATAGTAACTAAActcacaatgaatatttatgctCATTCATAGACATCCTTCTTGTCTGCAATGTACTGAACGATCTCTTGCGGTGTCATCAACTTCTCTGCCTCGGCGTCAGGGATCTCAAAGCCTGTACACGTGAGAAAACACTGTATCAGCTGGGTAAATACACATCCATAACATTTAAGTATCAGATTCTATGAATCCTTATACACCAACAAGTACATTGCATACATTCAACATAATGTGATACTAGGGAGAATTAATCTGTGAAATGTAATGCATAAAAATTAGATTATAAACACTTGTAAATGCAAGTACAAACCAAATTCATCTTCCATAGCCATGATGATCTCCACCTGGTCTAAACTGTCCAATCCCAAATCTTTCATGAAGTGGGACGTAGCCTGAAGCTATAAAgattaacttttaaattatcATCATCAAACAGTTAATCTGCAGAGTGCAATATATTTGAAgctaatttgaaatatttcagaCAAACATGTTGTCCATCTGATCAAACTGATGGAGTGTTTACCTTCTCAGGGTTGATCTTGTCATAGAGCTTCAGGACGTAGAGGACACGGTCATGGATCGTCTCTAGGGTTAATGGAGGCAAGTCGCCGTACGCCCTCCACTGAAAGACCTGAAATGAACTGCCAGAGAtctacaaaagaaaacaaaacattttagaaagtatatatgtgaccctggttgcacgggtatatttgttgcaatagccaacaatacattgtatgggtcaaaattatcgatttttgttttatgccaaaaatcattaggatgttaagtaaagatcatgttccatgaagatattttgtaaatttcctaccgtaaatatctcaaaaatgtatttttgtgagtggatatgcatttctaaggacttcatttggacaactttaaaagcaattttctcaatatttagattttttgccaccctcagattccagattttcaatagttgtatctcggacaaatattgtcctatcctaacaaaccatacatcaatggaaagcttatttattcagatttcagatgatgtatacatcttaatttaaaaaaaatgacccttatTGTGCTCCAGGGCCACATATAGACAACTGGagcagtgttgttttaataatatttatattatgattagagtattaatgttttaaatgagcttttatttttatattttcagttttcattttatcttaagttttagtaattttgttatgtgccattgtcatttttatatttctatttatttagctttatttttatttcagattttagtaatgttagtACTTCgacagttagttgccaaggaaagtttttatttaagtttttaagttttcatctaatatttagattttgttttatttcaattaccgaAAACGATTTAACAGTATTAGTTTTaggtaacaacaacaacactgtaACGGAACTGTTCAGTTAAACGATAATTGGTGATACATGAGTATGATGATAAGATAATAAGTAAatcatatatttgtttaatatcacAGAATATCAATGAGAAAGAATGAATCAAAGAAAACTGTTGCCAATAtactatataaacatttttaaacttttaaacattcattaagGTATACGTACGTACAATCTTGTAATGCATACATGCATACTATAAACCATTATAAGTGTTAAACCATAAGTGATTACAGCAAGAGATAAGAAAAGTCTAATTATCTGTTATGCCACATTAAGATGATAACACATTAAATTAGAAACACTATCGTTGACTACATTCAGCTCACTTAGTTCACACCTATTTCGTTGCTGCATAAACTGAAATTGAGTGAAATAAGGCAGCTTGTCCATCATGTTGAAGTCATAACTAAAGACACGGGTAGGTCATTGGATGTCATCAGTCAATCACTAACACACACCTGCGCCAGCGGAGACTTGTGTCCATTTGTCAGATGTGAAAATGTTCGGCCATGGGTGAGCGGAGCTGCTGTTAATGTCGCCGCAGTATTTACACGGTTAAAATATACAGAACGGTGGTTCAGGGATCGGACACACCGGGCAATGATGCGCGCCGCCATGTTTCTCAATCCGCTCCCACAATGCACGAGACTACCACTGCGCATGCGCAACACACTGTCCTCACgaaacaacaaaaatagtttttcGAATTACTTAAAAAtctataaatgtaaatttttaagtaaaaagtaCAATTTTAGTTTGATCACacatactatattatatattcaaataatattCTACATCAATTATATATCTATGCAATTTAGGACATTAAGAGCGTCAACTATAAAAGCTGTTATGaccttttctttttgtgttctttttatGTTGCGTTGGTAttggcatttatttaaaaaaaaaaaaataaaggaaaaaataatataattcaaCATTATCTCCA
This window encodes:
- the si:ch211-14k19.8 gene encoding mucin-4, translating into MFRFVYVLLFIFAPGNTLLNLRQDCGGKILGERSGSIRYSLHPNSLLFNRITNESTEKLLDVTCTWIIDAHKNQTVWIDVISVGKGALGIQFGNGDTLTYEKEERESFSGTGRTIIQWSLRRTDKTFAPLYLRWNTSEDNHTLAMIPYTHFDADPVSPSLSGSNDVTYTADIPVSSNAAPKTDTLRGENIQQGGGVSDLVDKHRPLFPQEITNNGQETAGAWISDLTLTGTHSYFDTHTTSALDTHMNTLVGLSHEPSLAPTEIQSPLPSVQTTPRQATDVASKTSALLATTDFAHTKLHRGSSQHTHTHAFTKIQSKTTKRGRPSSMFLTSSFITVSPQNIQPFDTTSKLKDFLSDTVNKAKATTVTPPNKGVFTIPENVGTSEFHASFWSSNTITDDNQPIASEMDRTDRSPRSTNQNQTIHDDSVLTRSTPATVSKFPNVNQTNLLAFSDSDMTEYSGYSTSPSGISESPITLTTEYEPATSSEFMHTSRNTLATPTLTSSEASTTRISHTIQSQHNTSTQETSSASASMSDLTAHNNNEISAFTTFPTTIPPNLTPTESPNSRKEDEGLSPSGTDCLGLACTSYLPSTVRGEQESPITSPPSVSLSSSASPQISRNVTSDLMVEDSTTVTFVEELESSPSQNTNTKSSMHTEFPTFTPQHSTPSSENTQSSVGFSNATDINEMSSGQTVGRSHSSPTLTSVTSLKTTLGLSSFNDIHTGSTESTNDFTAHTTTTLSTSSDITSPYISQVSTTDRAFRTSTPVSTTTPHWETSQTSAVHPPSITTLQMNPHATSTETTSAWVRTVPQPSTVRPPQYMTTSSYLIQTKAHTISTQAVTQTSSFDRKLSHGRHYFVVEDQPAIIKEKTFQVLLQIILEGDYAPSMRLLEVETFLQSLSGFQNQQVTWHSGPVLQTVVQFQTVEALSWLGRVESLLQEAGLNPLPKKGIFVGGVKVKNITVGGLQTDVCEWLFECPSGFQCVSSKGNATCTSVCHSEYCKHQGICVHRLGQQPICQCPVGEDYWFMGQRCDLHMTRPRLVGVCFGVLLAVAAVMALLSYLAVRRYKSMLMQAKVEQTRSSYRRFNHFDELSARFWGRSWPGSDDSLDNPAFTRSDELLHLRALDRTCCYHDDTLSVVSTYHGSGTHLNTIYHHGSQYGWDLSNCSLADGVVDSGKASDLSVCSWPIEPIQWTPFPLLQQLSRNTTTVKASRPRSYCEGMELVDLEKSWTA
- the ndufab1a gene encoding NADH:ubiquinone oxidoreductase subunit AB1a; translation: MRSGSLVHCGSGLRNMAARIIARCVRSLNHRSVYFNRVNTAATLTAAPLTHGRTFSHLTNGHKSPLAQISGSSFQVFQWRAYGDLPPLTLETIHDRVLYVLKLYDKINPEKLQATSHFMKDLGLDSLDQVEIIMAMEDEFGFEIPDAEAEKLMTPQEIVQYIADKKDVYE